A stretch of DNA from Arthrobacter globiformis:
TGAGCGGGCTGCCGGAGCAGACCCACATCCCCGCCAGTGGCCGGCCTGCTTTACCGGTTTGGTTGCTCAGGGCGTGGCGGAAGGTGTCTTCTACTCGAAGCGGCATGTGACAGTCCCCAGGGGTCCGTAGTCGGCGTGGACGGTGTCGCCCTTGTACACCCAGAGCGGGCGGGTGAAGGATCCGGCCAGGATGATGTCCCCGGCTTTCATGCTGTCCCCGTGCACGGCGATTTTGTTAGCGAGCCAGTGCACGCCGTTGGCCGGGTGGTCCAGGACGCCTGCGGCCACGCCGGTTTCCTCCACGGTCTGGTTTTTGTAGAGGATCGCCGAGACCCAGCGGAGGTCGACGGCGTCGGGCTTGACCGGGCGGCCGCCCACCACCATGGCACCCATGGCCGCGTTGTCGGAGATGGTGTCCACGATGGTCCGGCCCTCCATCTCGATCCTAGAATCGAGGATTTCGAGGGCCGGGACCACGTAGTCGGTGGCGTTCAGGACGTCGAAGATGGTGCAGCCGGGGCCCTTGAGCCCGTCCTTCAGGACGAACGCCAGTTCCACCTCCACCCGCGGATGGGTGTATTTGTCCCATTCCACCGAGCAACCGGTTTCCAGCACCATGTCATCGAAGATGGCACCGTAGTCCGGTTCGGTGATGCCGGTGGCGGCCTGCATGGCCTTGGACGTGAGGCCGATCTTGCGCCCCACCAGGGTCCGGCCGGCGTCCTCGTTGCGGCGCCGCCACAGCTGCTGCACCGCGTAGGAATCCTCCACCGTCATGTCCGGATAGCGGGCAGTCAGGCGGGGCACAGGAGTGCGGGACCGGCCGGCTTCCACCAGCTCGTCCGCTATGGCCTCGATCGTCTTCGCGTCCAGCATGGTTTAGACCTGGGCTCCCAGCTTGAAGCCCACTGCGTCGGTGCCTGCGGCGGAGGAGGTCTCGTCCTTGCGGGTGTAGGAGAAGCCGTCGGCTCCCACGGTCACGGCCATCTCGGACTTTTCCTCGCGGACGATGACCGGCTGCGGGTTGCCATCCAGGTCCAGGACCAGGGAGGCCTCGGTGTACCAGGACGGGACCACGGGGTTGCCCCACCAGTCGCGGCGCTGGTTGTCGTGGACGTCCCAGGTGACGGTGGGGTTGTCCGGGTCGCCGGTGTAGTAGTCCTGGGTGTAGATCTCGATGCGGTGGCCGTCCGGGTCCAGGATGTAGAGGTAGAACGCGTTGGACACGCCGTGGCGGCCGGGGCCGCGTTCGATCCGGTCGCTGATGCGCAGGGCGCCCATCTTGTCGCAGATCTGGATGATGTTGTGCTTCTCGTGTGTGGCGAACGCGACGTGGTGCATGCGCGGGCCGTTGCCGCCGGTCAGGGCGGTGTCGTGCACGGTCTGCTTGCGGTGCATCCACGCGGCGTAGGTGACGCCGTCGGAATCCTTGATGTCTTCGGAGACGCGGAAGCCGAGGTCCTCCAGGTACTTGCGGCCGCGGGGAACGTCCGGGGTGACCTGGTTGAAGTGGTCCAGGCGCACCAGCTCACCGGCGGAGTAGAGGTCGTAGCGCTGGGTGAGACGCTCCACGTGCTCGGTCTCGTAGAAGAACTCGTAAGGGAAGCCCAGCGGGTCCTCGACGCGGACGGAGTCGCCGATGCCCTTCGTGAAGCCTTCCTTGCGGCG
This window harbors:
- the hpaH gene encoding 2-oxo-hept-4-ene-1,7-dioate hydratase — protein: MLDAKTIEAIADELVEAGRSRTPVPRLTARYPDMTVEDSYAVQQLWRRRNEDAGRTLVGRKIGLTSKAMQAATGITEPDYGAIFDDMVLETGCSVEWDKYTHPRVEVELAFVLKDGLKGPGCTIFDVLNATDYVVPALEILDSRIEMEGRTIVDTISDNAAMGAMVVGGRPVKPDAVDLRWVSAILYKNQTVEETGVAAGVLDHPANGVHWLANKIAVHGDSMKAGDIILAGSFTRPLWVYKGDTVHADYGPLGTVTCRFE
- the hpaD gene encoding 3,4-dihydroxyphenylacetate 2,3-dioxygenase, whose translation is MTNFVPTPTAPAPDIVRCAYMEIVVTDLVKSREFYVDVLGLHVTEEDENTIYLRSLEEFIHHNLVLRQGPIAAVAAFAYRVKSPAEVDAAEAYYKELGCRTERRKEGFTKGIGDSVRVEDPLGFPYEFFYETEHVERLTQRYDLYSAGELVRLDHFNQVTPDVPRGRKYLEDLGFRVSEDIKDSDGVTYAAWMHRKQTVHDTALTGGNGPRMHHVAFATHEKHNIIQICDKMGALRISDRIERGPGRHGVSNAFYLYILDPDGHRIEIYTQDYYTGDPDNPTVTWDVHDNQRRDWWGNPVVPSWYTEASLVLDLDGNPQPVIVREEKSEMAVTVGADGFSYTRKDETSSAAGTDAVGFKLGAQV